One stretch of Brevinematales bacterium DNA includes these proteins:
- a CDS encoding hydrogenase 3 maturation endopeptidase HyCI encodes MLDSGITGYFKARGYPLLIITIGNSLRGDDGVGPYIASKLTGLPKGFILLDAGDRPEDIITDAVERRPARTIIIDAADFGGVPGEARFIPDSAIPQTPLSTHSFPLPVITSILRQDTGSEVRFLGIQAKFLGFGEVISPEVIAAADEIIALITGFVSE; translated from the coding sequence TTGTTAGATAGCGGTATTACAGGATACTTTAAAGCGCGGGGCTATCCGCTCCTGATTATTACCATCGGAAATTCGCTGAGGGGCGACGATGGAGTCGGGCCGTATATCGCGTCGAAACTGACGGGTCTCCCCAAAGGGTTCATTCTCCTTGACGCGGGAGACCGTCCCGAGGATATTATTACCGACGCGGTCGAGCGCCGTCCTGCGCGGACAATTATTATCGACGCGGCGGATTTTGGCGGCGTGCCCGGCGAGGCGCGTTTCATCCCGGACAGCGCTATTCCGCAAACTCCGCTCAGCACCCACTCCTTCCCGTTACCCGTAATCACATCCATACTCCGGCAGGATACCGGCAGCGAAGTACGCTTCCTCGGGATACAGGCGAAGTTCCTCGGCTTCGGCGAGGTGATTTCCCCGGAAGTAATCGCGGCCGCCGATGAAATAATCGCGCTGATTACCGGATTTGTTTCGGAGTAA
- a CDS encoding Ni/Fe hydrogenase subunit alpha, with product MGRNIKVNVEYLTRVEGHGNIVVNVNDGVLEDCKLEIVESPRFFEGMLRGRSIFEAQHVTSRICGICACGHSLASIQAAEDAIGFKPSDQTIRLRKLLLHMENLDSHLLHIYLLVAPDLLGVKSFVPLIDSHNKVVRRALRMKKTCNDVCDILAGRHIHPISSIVGGWTKLPDEKALDAMLAYLTGMVPDLNATAELAASLKFPELQRDTEYVALVSDDAEYPLLMGDVGSTDGVRMNKKDYKKITNEFIVPHSSAKHTKLSRESYAVGALARFNLNYDKLRKEAKEIAAAVGMKPKITNPYLNTAAQLIECVHSLYEAIDIVKSFKEKGVDHTEAIVVGLNEQKRIKVKAGIGVGAVEVPRGLLFHQYEVDDKGIIVNANCIIPTGQNCNNIEHDMKKLVPEILDKTEEEITLALEMLVRAYDPCISCSAHFLDVKFVR from the coding sequence ATGGGAAGAAATATAAAGGTCAATGTGGAATACTTGACCCGCGTAGAGGGTCACGGCAATATCGTGGTGAATGTGAACGACGGGGTACTCGAGGACTGCAAGCTCGAGATAGTGGAAAGCCCGCGCTTCTTCGAGGGTATGCTCCGCGGCCGTTCGATATTCGAGGCGCAGCATGTCACATCGCGTATCTGCGGTATCTGCGCGTGCGGGCATAGTCTCGCGTCGATACAGGCAGCCGAGGACGCGATCGGGTTCAAGCCCAGCGATCAGACGATCCGTCTCCGCAAACTCCTCCTCCATATGGAGAACCTCGACAGTCATCTCCTGCATATCTATCTCTTAGTCGCCCCCGATCTGCTCGGCGTCAAGAGTTTCGTACCGCTCATCGATTCGCATAATAAAGTCGTCCGCCGCGCCCTGCGCATGAAGAAGACATGTAACGACGTCTGCGACATTCTCGCGGGAAGGCATATTCACCCGATATCCAGTATCGTGGGCGGATGGACGAAGCTCCCCGACGAGAAGGCTCTCGACGCGATGCTGGCCTATCTGACGGGGATGGTTCCCGATTTGAACGCGACCGCCGAACTTGCCGCGAGCCTGAAGTTCCCCGAACTTCAGCGCGATACCGAATATGTTGCGCTCGTTTCCGACGACGCCGAATATCCGCTCCTGATGGGGGACGTCGGGTCTACCGACGGCGTGCGGATGAACAAAAAGGACTATAAGAAAATAACGAACGAATTTATCGTACCGCATTCCTCCGCGAAGCATACCAAGCTCAGCCGCGAATCTTACGCGGTCGGCGCGCTCGCGCGTTTCAACCTGAACTATGACAAACTTCGCAAGGAAGCCAAGGAGATCGCGGCGGCGGTCGGCATGAAACCGAAGATCACTAACCCCTACCTCAATACGGCAGCACAGCTTATCGAGTGCGTGCATTCCCTGTACGAGGCCATCGATATCGTCAAAAGCTTTAAGGAGAAGGGCGTCGACCATACGGAAGCTATTGTCGTCGGGCTGAACGAGCAGAAGCGTATCAAGGTGAAGGCCGGCATCGGCGTCGGCGCGGTAGAAGTTCCCCGCGGACTGCTGTTCCATCAGTATGAGGTGGATGACAAGGGCATCATCGTTAATGCGAACTGCATTATTCCTACCGGCCAGAACTGTAACAATATCGAGCACGATATGAAGAAGCTGGTGCCGGAAATTCTCGATAAGACGGAAGAGGAAATAACCCTCGCCCTGGAAATGCTCGTGCGCGCTTACGACCCGTGTATCTCCTGTTCGGCGCATTTCCTGGACGTTAAGTTTGTTAGATAG
- a CDS encoding cytochrome B → MTKPKVAFFDFACCEGCQLQVANLGEALLDILEVIDVVEFREVMSEKWNQSFDIAIIEGSITTNHAVERIKEIRARSKVLIAYGSCATIGGVNGMKNNFELKDVRQYVYQEKAEFFDTIPTRSVPQVVNVDYFVNGCPIYPPEFIRVLKAALAGLPYHVPDSSVCIECKLNENICMYERGLSCAGPITRAGCNSWCVNNGNICYGCRGMVSNPNENGFKAVLEKYDITVDLIMNKMNMYNKCREIK, encoded by the coding sequence ATGACAAAACCTAAAGTCGCATTTTTTGATTTTGCCTGCTGTGAGGGATGTCAGTTACAGGTTGCCAACCTGGGCGAAGCCCTTTTAGATATTCTCGAAGTAATCGATGTGGTGGAATTCCGCGAGGTCATGTCTGAAAAATGGAACCAGAGTTTCGATATCGCGATAATAGAAGGGAGTATTACCACCAATCACGCGGTAGAGCGGATCAAGGAGATTCGCGCGCGTTCCAAAGTGCTGATCGCATACGGCTCATGCGCTACAATCGGCGGCGTTAACGGGATGAAGAATAATTTCGAACTGAAAGATGTCCGGCAGTATGTTTACCAGGAAAAGGCGGAGTTCTTCGATACTATCCCCACCCGCTCGGTTCCGCAGGTAGTGAACGTCGATTACTTTGTGAACGGCTGTCCGATCTATCCGCCGGAATTTATCCGTGTCCTGAAAGCCGCGCTCGCGGGGCTTCCGTATCATGTGCCCGACAGTTCGGTATGTATCGAATGCAAACTCAATGAGAATATCTGCATGTATGAGCGGGGACTCTCATGCGCCGGGCCGATTACCCGCGCGGGATGCAACTCGTGGTGCGTTAATAACGGAAACATCTGTTACGGGTGCCGCGGTATGGTCAGCAATCCCAACGAGAACGGGTTCAAGGCGGTGCTGGAGAAGTATGATATCACGGTCGACCTGATTATGAACAAGATGAACATGTATAATAAATGCCGGGAGATCAAATAA
- a CDS encoding FAD/NAD(P)-binding protein, whose protein sequence is MEKMSINRSAYKIKEAKILSVRRLTDSEKLFDIALQNGESLDYEPGQFAEVSIFGVGEAPISICSSPTKRGSFELCVRAVGDGRFTNAMHKLEAGDDVGIRGPFGVGFPVQLFEGNDLMLVAGGLGIAPLRSLINYVIDNRRDFGKVNILLGCKTPLNMLFGDEIENWQKRIDINFSCTVDRGAPDWKGNVGLITSLIPGVDLDPENTFAVVVGPPVMYKFVIRELTGKNIPDHRILVSLERHMKCGLGKCGHCQIHNIYCCQDGPVFFYDRIKDLKGAI, encoded by the coding sequence ATGGAAAAGATGAGTATAAACCGTTCGGCTTATAAAATAAAGGAAGCCAAAATTCTGAGTGTCAGGCGGCTGACCGACAGCGAGAAACTGTTCGATATCGCGCTCCAGAACGGCGAGAGCCTCGATTACGAACCGGGGCAGTTCGCCGAAGTATCGATATTCGGGGTGGGCGAGGCGCCTATCTCGATCTGTTCCTCGCCGACCAAGCGGGGGTCGTTCGAACTCTGCGTGCGCGCGGTCGGCGACGGGCGTTTTACCAACGCTATGCATAAGCTCGAAGCCGGCGACGATGTAGGGATACGCGGCCCATTCGGGGTAGGTTTCCCGGTGCAGTTGTTCGAGGGCAACGACCTGATGCTGGTCGCGGGCGGGTTGGGTATCGCCCCGCTGCGTTCGCTGATCAATTATGTCATCGACAACCGCCGCGATTTCGGAAAGGTCAACATCCTTTTGGGATGTAAGACCCCGCTCAATATGCTGTTCGGCGACGAGATCGAGAACTGGCAGAAACGTATCGATATTAACTTCAGCTGCACGGTCGACCGCGGCGCGCCCGACTGGAAGGGCAACGTCGGTCTGATTACGTCGCTGATCCCCGGAGTCGATCTCGACCCGGAGAATACGTTCGCCGTAGTAGTCGGCCCGCCCGTGATGTATAAGTTTGTGATTAGGGAATTGACCGGCAAGAATATCCCGGATCACCGGATATTGGTCTCGCTCGAGCGTCACATGAAATGCGGCCTCGGCAAATGCGGGCATTGCCAGATACATAATATTTACTGTTGTCAGGACGGTCCGGTGTTCTTTTACGACCGGATAAAAGACTTGAAGGGGGCAATCTAA
- a CDS encoding 4Fe-4S dicluster domain-containing protein, with product MQNAILRKSHLNDFISKLAAMEKVMAPVAKDPTHFAFEEVKSAKEISLRYIPTILPPKKYFMPQHETLLEYDTREGQKMRAVAEVEKIVLFGVHTCDLAGVQCLNIVFSDRPKDLNYLIRKNKIAIIGIECNEYCDEHASCALMGNHIPKGGYDMFFTDLGDYFFIHVNTQLGEELLDKTGVYEEATIEHMNALEDLRNKKKEIFKNEVDVDKNMIPELFKKGFDSPVWDDLGERCISCGNCTNVCPTCYCFDVYDDPDLGAKTGKRIRVWDSCQNEPFAKVAGGESFRSQRKDRKRHRFNRKFRYPVERYGKFFCTGCGRCTRVCMAKINLKDTIKSLAKEYK from the coding sequence ATGCAAAACGCCATACTTCGCAAATCTCATCTCAACGATTTTATCTCGAAACTTGCCGCGATGGAAAAGGTAATGGCACCTGTTGCCAAAGATCCGACACATTTCGCGTTTGAAGAGGTGAAGTCCGCGAAGGAGATTTCGCTCCGGTACATTCCCACCATTCTTCCGCCGAAAAAGTATTTTATGCCCCAGCATGAAACCCTTCTCGAGTACGATACCCGTGAAGGCCAGAAAATGCGGGCGGTGGCTGAAGTGGAAAAAATCGTCTTGTTCGGTGTGCATACCTGTGATCTTGCAGGTGTACAGTGTCTGAATATTGTTTTCTCCGATCGCCCGAAAGACCTGAACTACCTCATCCGCAAGAACAAGATCGCGATTATCGGGATCGAGTGCAACGAGTACTGTGACGAACATGCGAGCTGCGCGCTGATGGGGAACCATATTCCCAAAGGCGGCTACGATATGTTTTTCACCGACCTCGGCGATTATTTCTTCATTCATGTGAATACCCAGCTCGGCGAAGAATTATTGGACAAGACCGGGGTTTACGAGGAAGCGACGATCGAGCATATGAACGCGCTCGAAGACCTCCGGAATAAGAAGAAGGAAATTTTTAAGAACGAAGTCGATGTCGATAAAAACATGATACCCGAGCTTTTTAAGAAGGGATTCGACAGTCCGGTATGGGACGATCTGGGCGAACGCTGTATCTCATGCGGGAACTGCACCAACGTATGCCCGACATGTTACTGCTTCGATGTCTACGACGACCCGGATCTCGGCGCGAAAACGGGAAAGCGTATCCGCGTCTGGGACTCCTGCCAGAACGAACCGTTCGCGAAGGTGGCGGGCGGCGAAAGCTTCCGTTCACAGCGGAAAGACCGCAAGCGTCACCGTTTCAATAGAAAATTCCGTTACCCGGTGGAGCGTTACGGTAAATTTTTCTGCACCGGATGCGGCAGATGCACCCGCGTATGTATGGCTAAAATCAACCTGAAAGATACCATCAAATCTCTTGCGAAGGAGTACAAGTGA
- the gltA gene encoding NADPH-dependent glutamate synthase, translated as MKRTPIGEQAPDERNKNFNEVCLGYTEEQMIEEASRCLQCKTRPCVDGCPVAIKIPEFILHLRNKEYDLASRKIAEDSALPAVCGRVCPQETQCEELCVLGKKGEAVAIGKLERFVGDWTRDNKYKLADPAKPNQHKVAVIGSGPAGLTCAGDLAKLGYDITVFEALHKTGGVLVYGIPEFRLPNTVVEYEIENLKTLGVKFETNVIIGRTVTIDQLMNEEGFEAVFIGSGAGLPMFMNIPGEDLNGVYSANEFLTRSNLMGAYDDSFDTPIRVGKRVAVVGGGNVAMDAARTAKRLGAMTYIVYRRSEKELPARVEEVHHAQEEGIEFHMLTNPTEILGDDKGWVRAIRCIRMELGEPDDSGRRRPVPVKGSEYEIGVDTVVIAIGTSPNPLISQTTPGIEINKWKALIIDETTGKTTREGVYAGGDAVSGSATVILAMGAARTAAKAIDEYIRNKKK; from the coding sequence ATGAAACGAACGCCTATCGGGGAACAGGCGCCCGATGAAAGAAATAAAAATTTCAACGAAGTATGCCTCGGATATACCGAGGAGCAGATGATCGAGGAGGCGAGCCGCTGCCTCCAGTGCAAGACCCGCCCGTGTGTGGACGGATGCCCGGTGGCTATCAAGATACCGGAGTTTATCCTGCACCTGCGGAACAAGGAGTACGATCTCGCGTCGAGGAAGATCGCCGAGGACAGCGCGCTGCCCGCCGTATGCGGACGCGTCTGCCCGCAGGAGACCCAGTGCGAGGAACTTTGCGTGCTCGGCAAGAAGGGCGAGGCGGTCGCTATCGGGAAACTCGAACGGTTTGTCGGCGACTGGACACGGGATAATAAGTACAAGCTCGCCGATCCGGCGAAGCCCAATCAGCATAAGGTCGCGGTAATCGGGAGCGGCCCCGCGGGATTGACCTGCGCGGGCGACCTCGCGAAACTCGGGTACGATATCACTGTTTTCGAGGCGCTGCATAAGACCGGCGGGGTGCTGGTTTACGGTATCCCGGAATTTCGTCTCCCGAACACGGTAGTGGAGTACGAGATCGAGAACCTCAAGACGCTCGGAGTGAAATTCGAGACCAATGTGATCATCGGGCGAACGGTTACGATCGATCAGCTGATGAACGAGGAAGGGTTCGAGGCGGTGTTTATCGGGAGCGGCGCGGGGCTGCCGATGTTTATGAATATCCCCGGCGAGGATTTGAACGGGGTTTATTCCGCGAACGAGTTTCTGACGCGCAGCAACCTGATGGGGGCGTACGACGACAGTTTCGACACCCCGATACGTGTCGGGAAACGGGTCGCGGTGGTCGGCGGCGGGAATGTCGCGATGGACGCGGCGCGTACCGCGAAACGTCTCGGCGCGATGACCTATATCGTGTACCGCCGTTCGGAGAAGGAGCTCCCCGCCCGCGTCGAGGAAGTACATCACGCTCAGGAGGAGGGGATCGAGTTCCATATGCTGACCAACCCCACCGAAATCCTCGGCGACGATAAGGGATGGGTGCGCGCGATCCGGTGCATTCGGATGGAACTGGGCGAGCCGGACGATTCCGGCAGACGGCGTCCCGTGCCGGTCAAGGGCTCCGAGTACGAGATCGGGGTCGACACGGTGGTGATCGCTATCGGGACAAGCCCCAATCCGTTGATATCCCAGACGACGCCGGGTATCGAGATCAACAAGTGGAAGGCGCTGATTATCGACGAGACGACCGGGAAGACGACCCGCGAGGGAGTCTATGCCGGGGGGGACGCGGTGTCCGGATCGGCGACAGTGATCCTCGCGATGGGCGCGGCGCGTACCGCCGCGAAGGCGATCGACGAATATATCAGGAATAAGAAGAAATAG
- a CDS encoding sulfide/dihydroorotate dehydrogenase-like FAD/NAD-binding protein: MYKILKKKTLGTQVVLMDVEAPRVAKASLPGQFVIVITDEKGERIPLTICDYDKKRGSVTIVFQTVGDTTRRMAGYREGDSFFAFTGPLGHPSDFVKEPLDEVKKKKFIFIGGGVGVAPVYPQVKWLKENGVDADVIIGARNKDLVILEDEMRAAAKNLYVCTDDGSYGFHGLVTDLLRDLVEKQGKSYDHAVIIGPMIMMKFAAKLTKELNIPTVVSLNTIMVDGTGMCGACRVNVGGEVKFTCVDGPEFDGHLVDFDGAMRRMTLFKTEEGKKALRITEGATHRPAGGCGVQGAKIG; encoded by the coding sequence ATGTATAAAATATTAAAGAAAAAGACGCTCGGAACGCAGGTCGTCCTGATGGATGTCGAAGCCCCGAGGGTCGCGAAAGCGTCCCTGCCCGGGCAGTTCGTGATCGTGATTACGGACGAGAAGGGCGAGCGGATACCGTTAACCATATGCGATTATGATAAAAAGCGCGGCTCGGTTACCATCGTGTTCCAGACTGTGGGGGATACGACGCGCCGGATGGCCGGTTACCGTGAGGGCGACAGCTTTTTCGCGTTCACAGGCCCCCTCGGGCATCCGTCTGATTTTGTGAAGGAGCCGCTCGACGAGGTGAAGAAGAAGAAATTTATCTTTATCGGGGGCGGGGTGGGCGTCGCTCCGGTGTATCCCCAGGTCAAGTGGCTGAAGGAGAACGGGGTTGACGCGGACGTGATTATCGGCGCGCGGAATAAAGACCTCGTCATACTCGAGGACGAAATGCGCGCGGCCGCGAAAAATCTTTACGTGTGCACCGACGACGGTTCCTACGGATTCCACGGGTTGGTGACCGATCTCCTGCGCGACCTGGTAGAGAAGCAGGGCAAGTCCTACGATCACGCGGTCATTATCGGCCCGATGATTATGATGAAGTTTGCCGCGAAGCTCACGAAGGAACTGAATATCCCTACTGTCGTGAGTCTTAATACGATTATGGTGGACGGCACCGGGATGTGCGGCGCATGCCGTGTCAATGTCGGAGGGGAGGTGAAGTTCACCTGTGTGGACGGCCCCGAGTTTGACGGGCATCTGGTGGATTTCGACGGTGCGATGCGGAGAATGACGCTGTTCAAGACCGAGGAGGGAAAGAAGGCGCTCCGAATTACGGAAGGCGCGACTCACCGGCCCGCGGGCGGATGCGGCGTACAGGGGGCGAAAATTGGTTAA
- the gdhA gene encoding NADP-specific glutamate dehydrogenase produces MSYTKDALALVKSKNPGEGEFLQAVEEVMESLEPVMARYPEFQKAKILERLVEPERVLMFRVAWLDDKGEPQVNRGFRIQFNSAIGPYKGGLRLHPSVNLGILKFLAFEQVFKNSLTTLPMGGGKGGSDFDPKGKSDNEVMRFCQSFMTELQRHIGQFTDVPAGDIGVGGREIGFMFGQYKRLRNEVTGVLTGKGLNWGGSLIRPEATGYGAVYFAEEMLKTRKDSFKGKTCVISGSGNVAQYTVEKLNQLGAKCVTLSDSSGFIYDPDGIDADKLAFVMDLKNVQRGRISEYAKKYGVKYTEGQRPWGVKCDAAFPSATQNEIDANDADTLLKNGCYVVAEGANMPTVPAGVKKFVDAKILYGPGKAANAGGVATSGLEMTQNSMRLNWTREEVDNRLHMIMQSIHESCAKAAADFGQPGNYVVGANIAGFLKVARAMLDQGLI; encoded by the coding sequence ATGTCTTACACCAAAGACGCCCTGGCTTTAGTTAAGTCGAAGAATCCTGGAGAAGGGGAGTTTCTCCAGGCAGTCGAAGAGGTCATGGAGTCGCTTGAACCCGTGATGGCCCGCTATCCCGAGTTCCAGAAGGCTAAAATTCTGGAAAGGTTAGTCGAGCCTGAAAGAGTCCTGATGTTCAGGGTTGCTTGGCTCGACGATAAGGGCGAGCCGCAGGTTAATCGCGGTTTCCGTATCCAGTTCAACAGCGCGATCGGCCCATACAAGGGCGGTTTACGTCTCCACCCTTCCGTGAACTTGGGCATCCTGAAGTTCCTCGCGTTCGAGCAGGTCTTCAAGAATTCCCTGACCACCCTTCCTATGGGCGGCGGTAAGGGCGGTTCCGACTTCGACCCCAAGGGTAAGTCGGATAACGAAGTGATGCGTTTCTGCCAGTCCTTTATGACCGAATTACAGCGTCATATCGGGCAGTTTACCGATGTACCCGCGGGCGATATCGGTGTCGGCGGCCGCGAGATCGGATTCATGTTCGGACAGTACAAGCGTCTGAGAAACGAAGTGACCGGCGTTCTGACCGGGAAAGGCCTGAACTGGGGCGGTTCTTTGATCCGGCCCGAGGCTACCGGATACGGCGCGGTTTACTTTGCCGAGGAAATGCTCAAGACCAGAAAAGATTCGTTTAAAGGCAAGACCTGCGTGATTTCCGGGTCGGGTAACGTCGCACAGTACACGGTTGAGAAGCTCAACCAGCTCGGCGCGAAGTGCGTCACCCTGTCCGATTCGTCCGGGTTCATCTATGATCCCGACGGTATCGACGCGGACAAGCTCGCGTTCGTCATGGACCTGAAGAATGTGCAGAGAGGAAGAATCAGCGAGTATGCCAAGAAGTACGGCGTGAAGTATACCGAAGGCCAGAGGCCGTGGGGTGTTAAATGCGACGCGGCGTTCCCGTCGGCTACCCAGAATGAGATCGACGCGAACGACGCGGATACCCTGCTCAAGAACGGGTGTTATGTCGTAGCGGAAGGCGCCAATATGCCGACCGTACCCGCGGGCGTGAAAAAGTTTGTCGATGCCAAGATTCTTTACGGCCCCGGCAAAGCGGCGAACGCCGGCGGTGTGGCCACCTCCGGTCTCGAAATGACCCAGAACTCGATGCGCCTGAATTGGACGCGTGAAGAAGTGGATAATCGTCTCCATATGATTATGCAGTCGATTCACGAATCCTGCGCGAAGGCCGCGGCGGACTTCGGTCAGCCGGGGAACTATGTGGTCGGGGCGAATATCGCGGGCTTCCTGAAAGTCGCGAGAGCAATGCTCGATCAGGGTTTGATATAA
- a CDS encoding pyruvate phosphate dikinase — MSSYMSQYSTGLKGLDFIIKELIPGDNVVWHINSIEDYSLFVDPFCETALQRGQSLTYFHFAKHPPLVKEQPGVRICILNPEEGFEAFILELHSVIREQGRGGCYVFDCLSDLAVDWFSDQMLANFFMLTCPFLLDIEAIAYFAIEKFKHSSYATSPIVDTTQIFIDIYHHKEKIYIHPIKVQQRYSMTMHMLHLWQDEKFIPVTNSAQNAEILAPTPLVGSESASRQYDIWNRTFREGQIVLDNMEQGVRSLEREAAVFGRIVRMAVTRDEKLLELIKHYMTLEDVVALGKRIIGTGLIGGKSIGMLLARAILKKKSSKWKDVLEIHDSFYIGSDIFYTFLVQNGCWWAREQQKDLDHFLQHAEHARRLIHRGKFPDYIVRMLSDMLDYFGQSPIIVRSSSLLEDNFGNAFSGKYESVFLPNRGPREKCLEDLMTAIKNIFASTMSEQALLYRSKFGLLEKDEQMSLLVQRVSGDMHTNIFYPFVSGVAYSFNPFVWNNTIDPNSGVLRLVFGMGTRAVERSDDDYTRIVALNAPDRRPESGLEEVRKYSQKKVDVLDLESNRLASMDFREVIKKSPELPIHTIASRDHELERQAEYNGKSDAFSWIITFDELLQKTNFTSDMREMLRIIQSAYNYPVDVEFTANVSEENTMKINIVQCRPFQGKDGGTIKEIAFNIHPKNIILKTGGPVIGQSRNESVDRIIYVVPAKYSELSISDKYTLAHTIGKIANLKETSEKKKKVMLIGPGRWGTTTPALGVPVVFSEISNIEFLVEIVEMNETLIPDISLGTHFFNDLVDYNILYMGAYPHKEDTILNKEVLEGTPSKLTTLLPEAAHFDNVIRVIDSHDIQGIKDIMLYANTQKQQVICYTQNRKV; from the coding sequence ATGTCTTCTTATATGAGCCAATACAGCACCGGATTGAAGGGGCTTGATTTTATTATAAAGGAACTGATACCGGGCGACAATGTCGTCTGGCATATCAATTCTATAGAGGATTACAGTCTGTTCGTCGACCCGTTCTGCGAAACCGCCCTCCAGCGCGGGCAATCCCTGACTTATTTCCATTTCGCGAAACACCCTCCGCTGGTAAAGGAACAACCCGGCGTGAGAATCTGCATCCTCAACCCCGAGGAGGGGTTCGAAGCGTTTATTCTCGAATTGCATAGCGTTATCCGGGAGCAGGGGCGCGGCGGGTGTTACGTGTTCGACTGCCTGTCCGATCTCGCGGTGGACTGGTTCAGCGACCAGATGCTCGCGAACTTCTTCATGCTGACATGCCCCTTCCTGCTCGATATCGAGGCCATCGCCTATTTCGCGATCGAGAAATTCAAGCACTCATCCTATGCGACTTCCCCCATCGTTGATACGACCCAGATATTCATCGATATCTATCACCATAAGGAAAAGATATATATTCACCCGATCAAGGTTCAGCAGCGATATTCGATGACGATGCATATGCTCCACCTGTGGCAGGATGAAAAGTTCATCCCGGTGACGAATAGCGCGCAGAACGCGGAGATACTCGCGCCGACTCCGTTAGTCGGTTCCGAATCCGCGAGCCGTCAGTACGACATCTGGAACCGGACGTTCCGCGAGGGGCAGATCGTGCTGGACAATATGGAGCAGGGCGTCCGCAGTCTCGAACGCGAGGCGGCGGTCTTCGGGCGTATCGTCCGTATGGCGGTCACCCGCGACGAGAAACTTCTCGAGCTGATCAAGCATTATATGACCCTCGAGGACGTCGTCGCGCTCGGAAAACGCATCATCGGCACCGGCCTCATCGGCGGAAAATCGATCGGTATGCTTCTCGCGCGCGCTATCCTCAAGAAAAAAAGTTCCAAATGGAAGGACGTCCTTGAAATCCACGATTCGTTCTATATCGGATCGGATATATTCTATACGTTCCTCGTGCAGAACGGGTGCTGGTGGGCGCGCGAACAGCAGAAAGACCTTGACCATTTTCTCCAGCACGCCGAGCATGCCCGCCGCCTGATCCATCGCGGGAAATTCCCCGACTATATCGTCAGAATGCTTTCGGATATGCTGGACTATTTCGGGCAGTCCCCGATTATCGTCCGTTCGAGCAGTCTCCTCGAGGATAACTTCGGTAACGCGTTCTCCGGGAAGTACGAGAGCGTATTCCTGCCGAACCGCGGCCCGAGGGAAAAGTGCCTCGAGGATCTGATGACCGCCATAAAAAACATATTCGCTAGCACGATGAGCGAGCAGGCTCTGCTGTACCGTTCCAAGTTCGGCCTGCTGGAAAAAGACGAGCAGATGTCGCTCCTCGTACAGCGCGTGTCGGGCGATATGCATACCAATATATTCTATCCCTTCGTGTCCGGCGTGGCCTACTCGTTCAACCCGTTCGTCTGGAATAACACGATCGACCCGAATTCGGGCGTGCTGCGGCTGGTGTTCGGAATGGGCACCCGCGCGGTGGAGCGTTCGGATGACGATTATACCCGTATCGTCGCGTTGAACGCACCCGACCGCAGACCGGAGTCCGGCCTCGAGGAAGTACGCAAGTATTCGCAAAAGAAGGTGGACGTGCTCGATCTGGAATCGAACCGTCTGGCGTCGATGGATTTCCGCGAGGTGATAAAGAAGAGCCCCGAATTGCCGATCCACACCATCGCCTCCCGCGACCATGAGCTGGAACGGCAGGCGGAGTATAACGGGAAATCGGACGCGTTCTCATGGATTATCACGTTCGACGAACTCCTGCAGAAAACGAACTTCACCTCCGATATGCGGGAAATGCTCCGTATTATCCAGAGCGCCTATAATTACCCCGTCGACGTGGAATTTACCGCGAACGTGTCCGAAGAGAACACGATGAAGATAAACATCGTCCAGTGCCGCCCGTTCCAGGGGAAAGACGGCGGTACGATTAAGGAGATCGCGTTCAATATCCACCCGAAGAATATCATACTGAAGACGGGCGGGCCGGTGATCGGACAGAGCAGGAACGAATCGGTCGACCGGATTATCTACGTCGTGCCCGCGAAGTACTCGGAACTATCGATCAGCGATAAATATACGCTGGCGCATACGATCGGGAAGATCGCGAACCTGAAAGAAACCTCTGAGAAAAAGAAGAAGGTGATGCTGATAGGCCCCGGGCGATGGGGGACGACTACCCCGGCATTGGGCGTCCCGGTCGTGTTCTCCGAGATCAGTAATATCGAGTTTCTGGTGGAAATCGTCGAGATGAACGAGACCCTGATACCGGATATTTCCCTCGGCACGCATTTCTTCAACGATCTGGTGGACTACAATATCCTGTATATGGGGGCATACCCGCATAAAGAGGATACCATCCTGAATAAAGAGGTACTGGAAGGAACTCCGAGCAAGCTCACGACTCTCCTGCCTGAGGCGGCGCATTTTGATAACGTCATCCGGGTGATCGATAGCCATGATATTCAGGGTATCAAGGATATCATGCTGTATGCCAATACGCAGAAACAACAGGTCATCTGCTACACGCAGAACAGGAAAGTTTAA